In the Nicotiana tabacum cultivar K326 chromosome 16, ASM71507v2, whole genome shotgun sequence genome, one interval contains:
- the LOC107798754 gene encoding MDIS1-interacting receptor like kinase 2-like: protein MFIGDYMKLIHLNLSNNRFGQKIPMEIGRITHLNLLDLSHNLLDGEIPPQLAHLQDLEIINLSHNHLSGRIPKEFKSLTGYVILSYNELEGPIPNNEAFMNASLEGNRGLCGNVTGSQPCERPSSMVKKHSRSKLILVTVLPIMGALVLLCTFIGVLLMCDERRRVRDIERRDDGLFSISLLDGKALYTDILNATKEFDATFCIGQGGEGSVYKVNLPSLGSIAVKRFHSSFPNTHCKSFTNEVNALNGIKHRNIVKLYGFCSNAKHSFLVYEYVERGSLFSILSNEIESKKLDWLKRVNIIKGVAFALSYMHQDCSPPIVHRDISSNNILLDSEYEARVSDFGIAKLLKPESSNCTALAGTYGYVAPELAYTMKVTEMCDVYSFGVLALEIIKGIHFSVCKFID from the exons ATGTTTATCGGAGATTACATGAAGCTGATTCACTTGAACCTGAGCAACAACAGATTTGGCCAGAAAATTCCGATGGAGATAGGAAGGATAACTCACCTTAATCTGCTTGATTTGAGTCATAATCTTCTTGATGGAGAAATACCCCCTCAGTTAGCCCACTTGCAGGACTTGGAAATCATCAATCTTTCCCACAATCACCTCTCTGGCCGCATTCCTAAAGAATTTAAAAGTTTGACAGGTTATGTCATATTGTCATACAATGAGTTGGAAGGTCCAATACCGAATAATGAAGCTTTTATGAATGCATCATTAGAAGGTAATAGAGGTCTTTGTGGCAATGTAACAGGATCCCAGCCTTGCGAAAGGCCATCTTCTATGGTGAAGAAGCACTCAAGAAGTAAACTCATCCTCGTCACTGTACTTCCTATTATGGGAGCACTAGTACTTCTCTGTACTTTCATTGGTGTTCTGCTAATGTGTGATGAaagaagaagagttagagacattGAAAGACGGGATGATGGTTTGTTTTCGATATCCTTGTTAGATGGCAAGGCATTGTACACGGATATCTTAAACGCCACAAAGGAGTTTGATGCAACATTTTGCATCGGGCAGGGAGGGGAGGGAAGCGTTTACAAAGTAAACCTTCCATCATTAGGTAGTATAGCTGTGAAGAGATTTCATTCCTCATTTCCGAATACACATTGCAAAAGCTTCACGAATGAGGTCAATGCATTGAATGGGATTAAGCATCGGAACATTGTGAAACTCTATGGCTTTTGTTCGAATGCAAAACACTCGTTCTTAGTTTACGAGTACGTGGAGAGAGGGAGTTTGTTTAGTATCTTGAGCAATGAAATAGAGTCCAAGAAATTGGATTGGCTTAAGAGGGTGAATATCATCAAAGGTGTTGCTTTTGCTTTATCTTACATGCACCAGGATTGTTCGCCACCAATTGTTCATCGAGACATATCAAGCAATAATATTTTGCTTGATTCTGAGTATGAAGCTCGTGTTTCAGACTTCGGAATAGCAAAGCTTCTCAAGCCAGAATCATCCAATTGTACTGCACTTGCAGGCACATATGGCTACGTTGCACCAG AGCTTGCCTACACAATGAAGGTTACAGAAATGTGTGATGTCTATAGCTTTGGAGTATTAGCATTGGAGATaatcaagggaatacatttctctGTTTGCAAATTCATCGACTAG
- the LOC142170676 gene encoding uncharacterized protein LOC142170676: MWDFGILPNFNNNNSLNGSIPASLGNLNNPSSLSLYKNQLSGSIPAAIGKLVNLVEAYLDTNQLTGHIPPEIGNLIKAKVFNAFLNELSGPIPVEIGKMKSLQSLSFYNNSLSGPIPKTIGDLTELQLLHLYYNQLSGSIPSKLGNLKNLTDVQLSSNQLTGSIPASLGNLRNLQTLFLRDNKLSGSIPPALAYLDNLVVLEMDENQFLGHLPENPCQGGKLENFTVNSNKLSGPIPRSLSKCSSFKRVRFDNNSFTGNLSEAFGIYPELQFIN, from the coding sequence atgtgggactttggcattttgccaaacttcaacaataaTAACTCTCTAAATGGTTCAATTCCTGCTTCATTGGGGAATTTGAACAACCCGTCTTCTTTGTCTCTTTATAAGAACCAGCTTTCTGGCTCCATTCCAGCAGCAATAGGGAAACTCGTTAATCTTGTTGAAGCTTATCTCGATACAAACCAGTTAACAGGTCATATTCCTCCAGAAATAGGTAACTTGATCAAAGCCAAAGTGTTCAATGCTTTCCTTAATGAATTGTCTGGTCCCATTCCTGTTGAAATTGGAAAGATGAAGTCACTTCAGAGTTTAAGCTTCTACAATAACAGTCTTTCTGGTCCAATTCCCAAAACAATAGGTGACTTAACTGAGCTCCAACTCTTGCACCTTTACTATAACCAACTTTCTGGTTCCATTCCTAGTAAGTTGGGGAATTTGAAAAACCTCACTGATGTGCAATTATCCAGTAATCAACTTACTGGGTCAATTCCAGCTTCCTTGGGCAATCTGAGAAACTTGCAAACTCTGTTTCTCCGGGACAATAAACTTTCGGGTTCCATTCCACCAGCACTTGCCTATTTGGATAACTTGGTTGTGCTGGAAATGGATGAAAACCAATTTTTAGGCCATTTGCCTGAGAATCCTTGCCAAGGTGGGAAACTTGAGAACTTCACGGTGAATAGTAACAAGCTGTCAGGGCCAATTCCAAGAAGCTTGAGCAAGTGCTCGAGTTTCAAAAGGGTTCGCTTTGATAACAACAGTTTCACCGGGAACTTATCTGAAGCTTTTGGTATCTATCCAGAGCTTCAATTTATTAATTGA